Proteins encoded by one window of Musa acuminata AAA Group cultivar baxijiao chromosome BXJ2-9, Cavendish_Baxijiao_AAA, whole genome shotgun sequence:
- the LOC103997726 gene encoding IRK-interacting protein-like gives MASSTASSQPYGTQNEDVHAAIAKAVELRSLHAALLQRSNLGSPAVLGPHVGASPSLLRRSNPLSTAEDYPVFAPSYEEEPLRAYHSIHPENRSLSGTWRAIKPAEGKQDESVNIVRNEHSSPYSERNICFTTEHFSKRSSCVNHNLQASLVADALNSSSSRTSPGYETIATCNACKPPTINREYEIENKNLKAVTSIGSLHDSEPPTHAHTKHRGPILSWLFPRLKKKPKPEMSPNPVESEDMAQLLKDWGLLSLESAKKEVFKANKNRDAALAEVSEMRSSLGELQQKLVNLETYCEELKKALKQAKHAKNSLVLDRPSLPVRTKFNGSIKDNTMTVSHEVMAEGFLQMVSEARLSVKQFCEMLIHQIEETDCELMEKLKSLLQPHQMAPPSNKHSKALLHHAEALINQSLYQDFENCVFQKNGSPKFLDPQQDRQENFSSFISLRNLSWNEVLRKGTKYYSEDFSRFCDQKMSCIVSLLNSSRAWPEQLLHCFFVAAKCIWLLHLLAFSFGPPLMILRVEENQNFDPLYMEDIPVDRKTAQIPGRVKIMVMPGFYIQDSVLKCRVLCRYQ, from the exons ATGGCTTCTTCCACCGCTTCTTCTCAGCCGTATGGGACCCAGAACGAGGATGTCCACGCCGCCATTGCCAAGGCCGTGGAGCTGAGGTCCCTGCACGCGGCGCTGCTGCAAAGGAGCAACCTTGGCAGCCCCGCCGTCCTCGGCCCCCACGTCGGTGCTTCCCCTTCTCTCTTGCGGCGTTCTAATCCGCTCTCCACGGCCGAAGACTACCCCGTCTTCGCACCT AGTTACGAAGAAGAGCCATTACGAGCTTATCACAGTATCCATCCAGAAAACCGAAGCTTATCAGGAACCTGGAGAGCCATCAAGCCAGCAGAAGGCAAGCAAGATGAATCAGTAAACATAGTTAGAAATGAACATTCTTCCCCTTACAGCGAGCGGAACATTTGCTTTACAACTGAACATTTCTCCAAGAGAAGCTCATGCGTAAATCACAATTTGCAAGCTTCTCTTGTGGCTGATGCCCTCAATTCTTCTAGTAGTAGAACCAGTCCAGGATACGAAACCATCGCTACATGCAACGCATGCAAGCCTCCAACCATCAATCGGGAATACGAAATCGAGAATAAGAACTTGAAGGCAGTCACGAGCATAGGATCATTGCATGACTCAGAGCCACCAACACATGCGCACACCAAGCACAGAGGGCCTATCCTGTCATGGTTATTCCCCAGATTGAAGAAGAAACCCAAGCCAGAGATGTCGCCAAACCCTGTAGAATCCGAAGACATGGCTCAGCTTTTGAAGGACTGGGGATTGCTTTCACTTGAATCGGCGAAGAAGGAAGTGTTTAAAGCCAACAAGAACAGGGACGCAGCACTGGCAGAAGTCTCAGAAATGAGGTCTTCGCTGGGAGAGCTGCAACAAAAGCTAGTCAATTTAGAAACATACTGTGAAGAGTTGAAGAAGGCCTTAAAGCAGGCAAAGCATGCGAAGAATTCCCTGGTTTTGGACCGGCCTAGTTTGCCGGTGAGAACAAAATTCAATGGCAGCATAAAAGACAACACGATGACCGTCAGCCACGAGGTAATGGCGGAAGGTTTTCTGCAGATGGTATCAGAAGCCAGGCTATCCGTCAAACAGTTCTGCGAGATGCTGATCCATCAAATCGAAGAGACTGATTGTGAACTGATGGAGAAGCTGAAATCGCTTCTCCAGCCTCACCAGATGGCACCACCCAGTAATAAACACTCGAAAGCATTGTTACACCATGCGGAAGCTCTGATAAACCAATCTTTGTATCAGGATTTCGAGAACTGTGTGTTCCAGAAGAATGGCTCACCAAAATTTCTAGATCCGCAGCAAGATCGCCAGGAGAACTTCTCATCATTCATTTCACTACGGAACTTGAGTTGGAATGAAGTACTGCGCAAGGGGACCAAGTACTACAGTGAAGATTTCAGCAGGTTCTGTGATCAAAAAATGAGCTGCATCGTTTCCTTGCTAAATTCTTCAAGAGCATGGCCCGAACAGCTCCTCCACTGCTTCTTTGTGGCTGCCAAATGCATATGGTTGCTTCACCTGCTCGCTTTCTCGTTCGGCCCACCATTGATGATCCTGCGAGTTGAGGAGAATCAGAACTTCGATCCTCTTTACATGGAAGACATTCCTGTAGACAGAAAGACAGCACAAATCCCGGGCCGAGTTAAGATCATGGTCATGCCAGGATTCTACATTCAAGATAGTGTTCTCAAATGCCGGGTTCTTTGCAGATATCAGTGA
- the LOC135622975 gene encoding probable glucosamine 6-phosphate N-acetyltransferase 2, translating into MAVDGEEDDLLLPLRRLEISDNAKGFVELLSQLSPATSPLSDADFLARFADLAALGDDHLIVVAEDQRSGRIVATGSVFLERKFLRGGSKVGHIEDVVVDAAARGQHLGQRVVRYLADHAKAAGCYKVILDCTPDLRSFYEKCGFTEKNIQMALYF; encoded by the coding sequence ATGGCTGTCGATGGTGAGGAAGACGATCTGCTCCTCCCGCTACGCCGCCTCGAGATCTCCGACAACGCCAAGGGCTTCGTCGAGCTCCTCTCCCAGCTCAGCCCCGCCACCTCACCCCTCTCCGACGCCGACTTCCTTGCCCGATTCGCTGACCTAGCTGCCCTCGGAGACGACCACCTAATCGTCGTAGCCGAGGACCAACGCTCAGGCCGGATCGTCGCCACTGGCAGCGTCTTCCTCGAGCGCAAGTTCCTCCGCGGCGGCAGCAAGGTCGGCCACATCGAGGACGTCGTCGTCGACGCCGCCGCCCGCGGCCAACATCTGGGGCAGCGGGTGGTCCGCTACCTCGCGGACCACGCCAAGGCCGCTGGCTGCTACAAGGTCATACTCGACTGCACGCCCGATCTGAGGTCGTTCTACGAGAAGTGTGGGTTCACGGAGAAGAACATCCAGATGGCCCTCTACTTCTGA
- the LOC103997729 gene encoding DNA damage-repair/toleration protein DRT100-like, producing MPPRRLSFVLLVVAVLAGGGAGCPASDREALLAFRSALSEPHLGIFSSWTGDDCCSQWYGVSCDPTTGRVADISLRGESKDRSGGLMYGRISPEICRLDRLTTLVLADWKHISGPIPPCLTSLPLLRILDLIGNRLSGPIPDDIGNLSRLAVLNVADNQISGSIPASLSALSSLMHLDLSNNQIAGPIPGDFGELRMLSRALLARNRISGVIPSSVGHMTRLADLDLAQNRISGEIPDSLGSTPVLSSLYLDSNRLSGQIPVELFSSRGLGILNLSRNAIEGEMPDAFGSHSYYTALDLSYNRLSGPVPKTLVMAAYVGHLDLSHNRLCGALPVGSPLDHLQPASFADNHCLCGGPLPACR from the coding sequence ATGCCGCCTCGTAGGCTCTCCTTcgtcctcctcgtcgtcgctgtatTGGCTGGCGGCGGCGCCGGATGCCCGGCATCCGATCGCGAAGCGCTTCTGGCCTTCCGGTCGGCCCTGTCTGAGCCGCACCTGGGGATCTTCTCCTCGTGGACCGGCGACGACTGCTGCTCCCAGTGGTATGGCGTGAGCTGCGACCCCACCACCGGGCGCGTAGCCGACATTTCCCTCCGTGGCGAATCGAAGGACCGCTCCGGCGGCCTCATGTACGGCCGTATCTCGCCGGAGATCTGCCGCCTGGACCGCCTCACCACCCTCGTCCTCGCCGACTGGAAGCACATCTCTGGGCCCATTCCCCCCTGCCTCACCTCCCTCCCCCTCCTCCGCATCCTCGACCTCATCGGCAACCGCCTCTCCGGCCCCATCCCCGACGACATCGGCAACCTTTCCCGCCTCGCCGTCCTCAACGTGGCCGACAACCAGATATCCGGCTCCATCCCCGCCTCCCTCTCCGCCCTCTCCTCCCTCATGCACCTCGACCTCAGCAACAACCAGATCGCCGGCCCCATCCCCGGCGACTTCGGCGAGCTGCGCATGCTCAGCCGCGCCCTCCTCGCCCGCAACCGCATCTCCGGTGTCATCCCCTCCTCCGTCGGTCACATGACCCGGCTCGCCGACCTCGACCTCGCCCAGAACCGCATCTCCGGGGAGATCCCGGACAGCCTGGGGTCGACGCCGGTTCTGTCGTCTCTATACCTCGATTCGAACCGGCTCAGCGGCCAGATCCCGGTGGAGCTGTTCTCCAGCCGGGGGCTGGGGATCCTGAACCTGAGCCGGAACGCCATCGAGGGGGAGATGCCGGACGCGTTCGGCTCCCACTCGTACTACACTGCGCTGGACCTGTCGTACAACCGGTTGAGCGGCCCGGTGCCGAAGACGCTAGTGATGGCGGCCTACGTGGGCCACTTGGACCTCAGCCACAACCGCCTCTGCGGCGCCCTCCCCGTCGGCTCCCCCTTGGACCACCTCCAGCCTGCGTCCTTCGCCGACAACCACTGCCTCTGCGGTGGCCCGCTGCCAGCTTGTAGGTGA
- the LOC135623279 gene encoding large ribosomal subunit protein eL31-like, with protein sequence MVEKGTKWRKEVITREYTINLHKRLHGCTFKKKAPKAIKEIKKFAQKAMGTTDVRVDVKLNKHIWSRGIRSVPRRVRVRIARKRNDKEDAKEELFSLVTVAEVSQEGFKGLGTKVVDEAD encoded by the exons ATGGTGGAGAAGGGCACCAAATGGAGGAAGGAGGTGATCACGAGGGAGTACACGATCAATCTCCATAAACGTTTACATGGATG CACATTCAAGAAGAAGGCTCCCAAGGCAATCAAGGAGATCAAAAAGTTTGCACAGAAGGCCATGGGTACCACAGATGTCAGGGTTGATGTGAAGCTCAACAAGCACATATGGAGCAGAGGGATCCGAAGCGTGCCAAGGCGAGTCCGGGTGAGAATTGCTCGGAAAAGGAACGATAAGGAGGATGCCAAAGAAGAGCTATTTTCTTTGGTCACAGTTGCCGAGGTCTCACAAGAGGGTTTCAAGGGATTGGGCACCAAGGTTGTTGATGAAGCAGACTAA
- the LOC103997731 gene encoding U-box domain-containing protein 4 isoform X1, giving the protein MDLEAMDSRFDISGDESKVFELIEDLKSNSTDVQRAATAELRLLARHMENRMVIANCGAISLLVGLLHSTDPKTQENAVTALLNLSLSDNKIAIANANAIDPLIHVLKTGNPEAQENSAATLLSLSVTEENKLRIGRSGAIGPLVELLANGTLRGKKDAVSALYNLSTLRDNKLRIVQAGAMSHLVELMDPATGMVDKAVAVLANLATIPEGRNAIGQDGGIFVLVEVVELGSARAKENAAAALLQLCKNSGRFCSLVLQEGAVPPLVALSQFGTPRAKEKARALLNCFQNQGYLHSGRR; this is encoded by the exons ATGGATTTAGAG GCCATGGATTCTAGGTTTGATATATCAGGTGATGAATCTAAAGTCTTTGAGTTGATTGAAGATTTGAAGAGTAATTCTACAGATGTGCAGAGAGCTGCTACAGCTGAGCTGCGTCTTCTTGCTAGACACATGGAAAATAGGATGGTGATTGCAAACTGTGGAGCTATAAGCTTGTTGGTTGGTCTGCTTCATTCAACAGATCCAAAGACTCAAGAGAATGCCGTGACAGCCCTTCTAAACTTGTCACTAAGTGACAATAAGATTGCCATTGCAAATGCCAATGCCATTGACCCTCTCATTCATGTGCTTAAGACAGGCAACCCTGAAGCACAAGAGAACTCAGCGGCAACATTACTTAGCCTTTCAGTAACTGAAGAAAACAAGCTTCGGATTGGACGTTCTGGTGCTATCGGACCTTTGGTAGAACTTTTAGCAAATGGAACTCTTCGAGGAAAGAAAGATGCAGTATCAGCATTATATAATCTGTCAACCTTGCGTGACAACAAGCTACGGATTGTGCAGGCTGGAGCCATGAGTCACTTGGTAGAGCTGATGGACCCAGCAACTGGTATGGTTGACAAGGCTGTGGCTGTTTTAGCAAACCTTGCAACTATACCAGAAGGAAGAAATGCGATTGGTCAAGATGGTGGTATCTTTGTACTCGTGGAGGTTGTTGAATTGGGGTCTGCAAGAGCAAAAGAAAATGCTGCTGCAGCTTTGCTTCAGCTGTGTAAGAATAGTGGTAGATTTTGTAGTCTAGTTCTTCAGGAAGGTGCTGTGCCTCCATTGGTAGCATTGTCACAGTTTGGTACACCACGTGCTAAAGAGAAG GCTCGGGCTCTTCTAAACTGCTTCCAAAATCAAGGCTATCTCCACTCTGGGAGGAGGTGA
- the LOC103997731 gene encoding U-box domain-containing protein 4 isoform X2, whose product MKMAMDSRFDISGDESKVFELIEDLKSNSTDVQRAATAELRLLARHMENRMVIANCGAISLLVGLLHSTDPKTQENAVTALLNLSLSDNKIAIANANAIDPLIHVLKTGNPEAQENSAATLLSLSVTEENKLRIGRSGAIGPLVELLANGTLRGKKDAVSALYNLSTLRDNKLRIVQAGAMSHLVELMDPATGMVDKAVAVLANLATIPEGRNAIGQDGGIFVLVEVVELGSARAKENAAAALLQLCKNSGRFCSLVLQEGAVPPLVALSQFGTPRAKEKARALLNCFQNQGYLHSGRR is encoded by the exons ATGAAGATG GCCATGGATTCTAGGTTTGATATATCAGGTGATGAATCTAAAGTCTTTGAGTTGATTGAAGATTTGAAGAGTAATTCTACAGATGTGCAGAGAGCTGCTACAGCTGAGCTGCGTCTTCTTGCTAGACACATGGAAAATAGGATGGTGATTGCAAACTGTGGAGCTATAAGCTTGTTGGTTGGTCTGCTTCATTCAACAGATCCAAAGACTCAAGAGAATGCCGTGACAGCCCTTCTAAACTTGTCACTAAGTGACAATAAGATTGCCATTGCAAATGCCAATGCCATTGACCCTCTCATTCATGTGCTTAAGACAGGCAACCCTGAAGCACAAGAGAACTCAGCGGCAACATTACTTAGCCTTTCAGTAACTGAAGAAAACAAGCTTCGGATTGGACGTTCTGGTGCTATCGGACCTTTGGTAGAACTTTTAGCAAATGGAACTCTTCGAGGAAAGAAAGATGCAGTATCAGCATTATATAATCTGTCAACCTTGCGTGACAACAAGCTACGGATTGTGCAGGCTGGAGCCATGAGTCACTTGGTAGAGCTGATGGACCCAGCAACTGGTATGGTTGACAAGGCTGTGGCTGTTTTAGCAAACCTTGCAACTATACCAGAAGGAAGAAATGCGATTGGTCAAGATGGTGGTATCTTTGTACTCGTGGAGGTTGTTGAATTGGGGTCTGCAAGAGCAAAAGAAAATGCTGCTGCAGCTTTGCTTCAGCTGTGTAAGAATAGTGGTAGATTTTGTAGTCTAGTTCTTCAGGAAGGTGCTGTGCCTCCATTGGTAGCATTGTCACAGTTTGGTACACCACGTGCTAAAGAGAAG GCTCGGGCTCTTCTAAACTGCTTCCAAAATCAAGGCTATCTCCACTCTGGGAGGAGGTGA
- the LOC103997732 gene encoding arabinogalactan protein 23-like yields the protein MEMKKIACAVLVAAASATAAFAAEAPAPSPTSASFAVAPAVGAVLGASVLSFFAFYLQ from the coding sequence ATGGAGATGAAGAAGATCGCCTGCGCCGTCCTCGTCGCCGCCGCTTCGGCAACTGCAGCCTTCGCTGCTGAAGCCCCCGCCCCTTCCCCCACCAGCGCCTCCTTCGCGGTTGCACCCGCTGTCGGAGCCGTGCTTGGGGCCTCCGTCCTCTCCTTCTTCGCCTTCTACTTGCAGTAG
- the LOC103997733 gene encoding E3 ubiquitin-protein ligase makorin → MSKRILCKFFLHGACLKGEYCEFSHDWQDQPNNICTFYQKGVCSYGNRCRYDHVKVSRQQTSRPSSLNTASHVTSDFHQVTLPAVVSLTREYNPEPSTSVDVSAMSLAHTLPCKPAWTKAFEVDTSLNDESGPCPTYVSPADQPICGPTYVSPADQPICSFAASGKCPRGDRCPHIHGDLCSICGKHCLHPFRPDEREEHIKMCHKNNKHLEALKCSQEIECSVCLEHVLSKPTAAERKFGLLSECDHPFCISCIRNWRSNSPASGMDVNSALRACPICRKLSYFVIPSVIWYSTKEEKQEIVDSYKIKLKSIDCKYFDFGNGTCPFGTSCFYKHAYRDGHLEEVVLRHLDTEDGSTVIAKDIRLSDFFNGLHL, encoded by the exons ATGTCTAAGAG GATTCTTTGCAAGTTCTTTCTGCATGGAGCATGCTTAAAGGGGGAGTACTGTGAGTTTTCCCATGATTGGCAAGATCAGCCCAATAAT ATATGCACCTTCTACCAAAAAGGAGTGTGCTCTTATGGTAATCGATGCAGATATGACCATGTTAAAGTTTCTCGACAACAAACATCACGACCATCATCGTTAAACACTGCTTCTCATGTAACATCAGATTTTCATCAAGTTACTCTCCCTGCTGTAGTTTCTTTGACAAGAGAATATAATCCAGAACCAAGCACATCTGTAGATGTGTCAGCAATGAGCCTGGCTCATACATTGCCGTGTAAACCTGCCTGGACAAAAGCTTTTGAAGTTGATACTTCTTTAAACGATGAGAGTGGCCCTTGTCCTACATATGTTAGCCCTGCTGACCAACCAATCTGCGGTCCTACATATGTTAGCCCTGCTGACCAACCAATCTGCTCTTTTGCTGCTTCTGGTAAATGTCCTCGTGGAGATAGATGTCCTCACATTCATGGTGATTTGTGCTCCATTTGTGGAAAGCATTGCTTACACCCATTCCGTCCTGATGAAAGAGAGGAACATATAAAGATGTGTCATAAAAATAACAAGCACCTTGAAGCTTTGAAATGCAGTCAGGAGATAGAATGCAGTGTTTGTCTTGAACATGTACTTTCTAAACCCACCGCAGCTGAACGGAAGTTTGGGTTGCTTTCAGAGTGTGATCACCCATTCTGCATTTCTTGTATTCGAAATTGGCGTAGCAATTCTCCAGCATCGGGCATGGATGTCAACAGTGCATTAAGGGCCTGCCCAATATGTCGAAAGCTATCATACTTCGTCATCCCCAGTGTCATTTGGTATTCCACAAAGGAGGAGAAACAAGAGATAGTTGATAGCTACAAAATCAAGCTCAA GTCAATTGATTGCAAATATTTTGACTTTGGAAATGGGACTTGCCCATTTGGGACTAGTTGTTTCTACAAG CATGCTTATAGAGATGGTCATCTAGAAGAAGTGGTACTACGCCATCTAGATACTGAAGATGGAAGCACCGTTATTGCCAAAGATATTAG GCTTTCCGACTTTTTCAATGGATTGCATCTCTAG